The Chryseolinea soli genome contains a region encoding:
- a CDS encoding FeoB-associated Cys-rich membrane protein: MLQQILVGSIFLGAVVYVGRLIYKSFQVKSGCATGCGKCGAVDFEKIEAQIKKEGL, translated from the coding sequence ATGCTTCAGCAGATCTTGGTCGGTTCGATTTTTTTGGGCGCCGTGGTTTACGTCGGAAGGCTTATCTATAAAAGCTTTCAAGTGAAGTCGGGGTGTGCCACGGGTTGTGGGAAATGTGGCGCCGTGGATTTTGAAAAGATCGAAGCACAGATCAAAAAAGAAGGGCTGTAA
- a CDS encoding DUF4105 domain-containing protein → MKKCIGACILFFAFMGAYAQALSDRATISVITCGPFQGELYSAFGHNAIRVYDPDQNIDAVFNYGVFDFDQPHFYLNFARGYLFYKLAAYDYRRFQSSYIYYNRFLHAQELNLTPEQKQKLFDYLMWNRKPENETYRYDYFYNNCATKIRDVVVTALGKDVTFDGSYIKTDYTIRQLTDLYLGHQPWGDLGIDICLGLPMDKKASPYEYMFLPDYIESGFDHATIQQNGTTVPLVKAKVNVYDARPEEIPGGLPHPLYVFGTLALLCIAITAWDFKRGKPSTWLDGTLLTVTGLLGFLLFFLWFFTDHQAAAKNFNLLWALPSNLVAAIALFRRPMWLKKYFLGLAILSALLLLTWPILPQQLHTSLIPIVIAILIRAFTQYKLWKK, encoded by the coding sequence ATGAAAAAATGTATTGGGGCCTGCATCCTGTTTTTCGCCTTCATGGGCGCCTATGCCCAAGCGTTATCCGACCGCGCCACGATCTCCGTGATCACCTGCGGACCTTTCCAGGGAGAATTGTATTCGGCCTTCGGACACAACGCCATTCGCGTGTATGACCCCGACCAGAACATCGACGCCGTCTTCAACTATGGCGTATTCGACTTCGACCAACCCCATTTCTACCTCAACTTCGCCCGCGGCTATCTCTTTTACAAGCTGGCCGCCTATGACTACCGGCGTTTTCAATCGTCCTACATCTACTACAACCGTTTCCTTCACGCCCAGGAACTGAATCTCACTCCCGAGCAGAAACAGAAATTGTTCGACTACCTGATGTGGAATCGGAAACCCGAAAACGAAACTTACCGCTACGACTATTTCTACAACAACTGCGCAACCAAGATCCGCGATGTAGTCGTAACCGCCCTCGGCAAGGACGTTACATTCGATGGCTCCTATATCAAAACCGATTACACCATCCGCCAACTCACCGACCTCTACCTGGGCCATCAGCCTTGGGGCGATCTCGGCATTGACATCTGCCTGGGTCTTCCCATGGATAAAAAGGCCTCGCCTTATGAATACATGTTCCTGCCCGACTACATCGAGTCGGGATTTGATCACGCGACCATACAACAAAACGGCACTACGGTTCCCCTGGTAAAAGCCAAGGTCAACGTATACGACGCGCGCCCCGAAGAAATACCGGGCGGCTTGCCACATCCCCTCTACGTGTTTGGAACGCTTGCCTTACTCTGCATCGCGATCACCGCATGGGATTTCAAAAGAGGAAAACCGTCCACTTGGCTGGACGGCACACTCCTCACCGTGACAGGTCTTTTGGGGTTCCTCCTTTTCTTTTTATGGTTCTTCACCGACCATCAGGCGGCAGCAAAAAATTTCAACTTGCTTTGGGCACTACCCTCCAATCTGGTCGCAGCCATTGCGCTCTTCCGCCGGCCGATGTGGCTGAAGAAATATTTTCTCGGCTTGGCTATACTCAGCGCGCTGCTGTTGCTTACCTGGCCCATATTGCCTCAACAACTTCATACATCGCTGATCCCGATCGTCATCGCTATTCTGATACGCGCGTTCACACAATACAAGCTTTGGAAAAAATAA
- a CDS encoding DUF6452 family protein, with protein MRMRIVSILLSVVFLSYLLTFSGCRRSCFSEDPFVAFVYFANDRQYTSVYGMDGEQPGKEIPIYDLHAGLPLTRKQNKTILIFQNDTRRDTLSIQYELTPKLQSKECGFYLDVDNCQVGKPTTFSNVALQSSSSSQITVYIND; from the coding sequence ATGAGAATGAGGATCGTCAGTATCTTACTGAGTGTTGTTTTTTTGTCATACCTGCTTACTTTTTCCGGGTGCAGGCGCTCGTGCTTTTCGGAGGACCCGTTTGTGGCCTTTGTCTATTTCGCCAACGATCGCCAGTACACATCGGTATATGGAATGGATGGCGAACAACCCGGGAAGGAAATTCCAATCTACGACCTCCATGCAGGGCTACCCCTGACCAGAAAGCAGAACAAGACAATTCTGATATTTCAAAATGACACCCGAAGGGATACGCTTAGCATTCAGTATGAATTAACCCCCAAACTGCAGTCGAAGGAGTGTGGTTTTTATTTGGATGTCGACAATTGCCAGGTGGGCAAGCCCACAACGTTTTCAAATGTCGCATTGCAGTCCTCGAGTTCTAGTCAAATAACCGTTTATATCAATGACTAG
- the lpdA gene encoding dihydrolipoyl dehydrogenase, with product MQYNVAVIGSGPGGYVAAIRCAQLGFKTAIIEKYDTLGGTCLNVGCIPSKALLDSSEHFITAKEHFAEHGIDIPAPKVNITQMIKRKSGVVKANVDGIAFLMKKNKIDVLTGVGSFVDKNTIKVTAKDGKETTITTERVIIATGSKPTPLPFAPFDKKRIISSTEALELKEVPKHFIVIGGGVIGMELGSVYARLGSKVTVVEFLDSLIPTMDGSLGKELLKVTKKLGMDFFLGHKVTSVQNTGNEVVVKAEAKDGKTIELKGDYCLVSIGRRPYTDGLGLDKVGIETVKGQIPVDEHLKTKVDNIYAIGDVVRGAMLAHKAEEEGTFVAEQFAGQKPHVHYLLIPGVVYTWPEVASVGYTEEQLKTDGKAYKVGNFPYKALGRARASMDTDGFVKILADKQTDEILGVHIIGARAADMIAAGVTAMEFRASAEDVSRMSHAHPTYMEAVKEACLAATANRPIHL from the coding sequence ATGCAATACAATGTCGCAGTTATTGGCTCGGGACCTGGTGGTTACGTAGCAGCCATTCGTTGTGCACAACTCGGTTTTAAAACCGCCATCATCGAAAAATACGATACCCTGGGCGGCACCTGCCTCAACGTAGGCTGTATTCCCTCCAAAGCTTTGCTGGATTCTTCAGAGCATTTCATCACCGCCAAGGAACATTTTGCCGAGCATGGGATCGACATTCCTGCACCGAAGGTGAACATCACCCAAATGATCAAACGGAAAAGCGGCGTGGTGAAGGCCAACGTAGACGGCATCGCTTTCCTGATGAAGAAAAATAAGATCGACGTACTGACCGGCGTAGGATCGTTTGTCGATAAAAATACGATCAAGGTAACGGCAAAAGACGGCAAGGAAACGACCATCACGACCGAGCGCGTGATCATCGCCACCGGCTCCAAGCCTACACCCCTTCCCTTTGCGCCATTCGACAAAAAGAGGATCATCTCCAGCACGGAAGCACTGGAACTGAAGGAAGTACCGAAGCATTTCATTGTCATTGGTGGCGGCGTGATCGGCATGGAGCTTGGCTCAGTGTACGCGCGTTTGGGATCCAAAGTAACGGTAGTCGAGTTCCTCGACAGTCTTATCCCCACGATGGACGGTTCATTGGGCAAAGAGCTTTTGAAAGTGACCAAGAAACTGGGCATGGATTTTTTCCTCGGTCACAAAGTGACGTCGGTCCAGAACACAGGCAATGAAGTGGTGGTGAAAGCCGAGGCCAAAGACGGAAAAACCATCGAACTGAAAGGCGACTACTGTTTGGTGAGCATCGGCAGAAGACCCTACACCGACGGACTTGGGTTGGATAAGGTTGGTATCGAAACCGTGAAAGGTCAAATTCCGGTAGACGAGCATTTGAAAACCAAGGTCGACAATATCTATGCAATCGGGGATGTGGTGCGTGGCGCCATGCTCGCGCACAAAGCCGAGGAGGAGGGGACGTTTGTAGCAGAACAATTTGCGGGACAAAAGCCTCACGTGCATTACCTGCTCATTCCCGGCGTGGTATACACCTGGCCGGAAGTGGCCAGCGTAGGCTATACCGAAGAACAATTGAAAACCGATGGCAAGGCCTATAAGGTGGGCAACTTCCCTTACAAAGCCTTGGGAAGAGCACGCGCCAGCATGGACACCGATGGTTTTGTAAAGATCCTCGCCGATAAACAAACCGACGAGATCCTTGGCGTTCACATCATCGGCGCGCGGGCTGCCGATATGATCGCCGCCGGTGTTACGGCGATGGAGTTCCGCGCATCTGCGGAGGACGTTTCAAGAATGTCGCATGCTCACCCGACCTATATGGAAGCCGTGAAAGAAGCGTGTCTTGCGGCTACGGCGAATCGCCCGATCCATCTTTAA
- the odhB gene encoding 2-oxoglutarate dehydrogenase complex dihydrolipoyllysine-residue succinyltransferase has translation MAIQIKVPTVGESITEVTIANWLKKDGDVVKLDEVIAELESDKATFELTAPSAGVLKIIKQQGETVPIGGLLCEVEPSGATAASPAPAQPAAPPAAAPAAQAPAEPKKAGGVKEMKVPTVGESITEVTISTWLKKDGDLVKLDEVIAEVESDKATFELPAEATGILRIVAKEKTTLPIGGLICRIEITDGAAASNGAAATQPAVATAAVAGDKTYAAGHPSPTAAKILDEKGIPANQVSGTGVGGRITQTDAQNAQKAQAPAATAGKPAETKAPLAPPVIASGGGRNVRNEKMTSLRKTIAKRLVSVKNETAMLTTFNEVDMKPVMDLRSKYKDQFKEKYGVGLGFMSFFTKAVCAALKEFPAVNASINGDEIIYHDYCDVSIAVSTPRGLVVPVIRNAEALSFNQIESEVVRLATKGRDGKLSIEEMTGGTFSITNGGVFGSMLSTPILNPPQSAILGMHNIVERPVVKNGEIVIRPIMYVALSYDHRIVDGRESVSFLVRVKEMMEDPGRLILGV, from the coding sequence ATGGCTATTCAAATAAAAGTGCCCACAGTCGGCGAGTCCATCACGGAAGTGACCATCGCGAACTGGCTTAAAAAAGACGGCGATGTGGTGAAGTTGGATGAAGTGATTGCCGAACTGGAGTCGGATAAAGCAACCTTCGAGCTCACGGCGCCCAGTGCCGGGGTATTGAAGATCATCAAACAACAAGGCGAGACGGTTCCCATCGGCGGCCTCCTCTGCGAAGTGGAACCTTCGGGCGCCACGGCAGCAAGTCCTGCACCAGCACAACCTGCGGCCCCACCGGCAGCAGCGCCTGCAGCCCAGGCACCAGCCGAACCCAAGAAAGCCGGCGGTGTGAAAGAAATGAAAGTGCCCACCGTGGGCGAGTCCATCACGGAGGTGACCATTTCGACCTGGCTGAAAAAAGACGGCGACCTGGTGAAGTTGGACGAAGTCATTGCCGAAGTGGAATCCGACAAAGCCACTTTTGAATTGCCTGCTGAAGCCACGGGCATCCTGCGCATCGTAGCCAAGGAAAAGACAACGCTCCCCATAGGCGGTCTCATTTGCAGAATTGAGATCACCGACGGTGCAGCCGCTTCGAATGGGGCAGCAGCAACACAACCTGCCGTGGCTACTGCTGCGGTAGCGGGCGACAAAACGTATGCTGCCGGTCATCCTTCGCCCACGGCGGCAAAGATCCTGGATGAAAAAGGTATTCCAGCCAACCAGGTTTCCGGAACCGGTGTAGGCGGAAGAATCACACAGACCGACGCGCAAAATGCTCAGAAAGCCCAGGCCCCTGCGGCCACGGCAGGAAAGCCCGCAGAGACCAAAGCGCCATTGGCCCCGCCGGTGATTGCTTCCGGTGGAGGACGCAATGTGCGCAACGAAAAAATGACATCACTGCGCAAGACCATCGCCAAGCGATTGGTATCGGTGAAAAATGAAACCGCCATGCTGACCACGTTCAACGAGGTGGACATGAAGCCGGTCATGGACTTGCGTTCGAAGTACAAAGATCAATTCAAGGAAAAATATGGTGTCGGCCTGGGCTTCATGTCCTTCTTCACCAAGGCCGTGTGTGCCGCCTTGAAAGAGTTCCCCGCAGTGAACGCGTCGATCAACGGCGACGAGATCATTTATCATGACTACTGCGATGTATCCATCGCGGTGTCTACGCCGAGAGGTTTGGTGGTGCCGGTGATCCGCAATGCGGAAGCCCTTAGCTTCAACCAGATCGAGAGCGAAGTGGTGCGCCTGGCCACGAAAGGCCGTGACGGAAAACTTTCCATCGAGGAAATGACGGGGGGAACCTTCTCGATCACCAACGGCGGTGTGTTTGGCTCTATGCTTTCAACGCCCATCCTGAACCCGCCGCAATCGGCGATCTTAGGTATGCACAACATCGTGGAGCGCCCGGTGGTGAAGAACGGTGAGATCGTGATCCGCCCGATCATGTATGTAGCCTTATCGTATGACCACCGCATTGTAGACGGTCGCGAGTCGGTGAGCTTCCTGGTGCGGGTGAAGGAGATGATGGAAGACCCGGGAAGATTGATCCTCGGTGTTTAA
- a CDS encoding radical SAM/SPASM domain-containing protein has translation MKVNFRDSVNMMAKSSFGRALNAARIYTSFHTSTFTGKPSIQGLPISLSFEPTTSCNLRCPECPSGLRSFTRPTGMLQEELFRNVIDQLAPTLSYLTFYFQGEPFLHPQFLDMVNYASRKGIYTATSTNAHYLKDDMAKATVQSSLDRLIISIDGTSQDTYQNYRVGGSLDKVLEGAQNILRWKKELKSRTPHVIFQFLVVKPNEHQIPEVYALAEKLGVDQVVLKTAQIYNYKQGSPLIPEQDQYSRYRKMSDGSYALKNKMLNECWKMWHSCVITWDGKVVPCCFDKDAHFVLGDLKKDSFRDIWNSEKYNAFRSSLLHSRSEIEICKNCTEGTKIFA, from the coding sequence ATGAAGGTTAATTTCCGCGATAGCGTGAATATGATGGCCAAAAGCTCGTTCGGCCGGGCGCTGAATGCGGCGCGCATCTATACCAGCTTTCACACCTCGACCTTCACCGGGAAGCCTTCCATCCAAGGCCTGCCCATCAGCCTCTCGTTCGAGCCCACCACATCGTGCAACCTGCGTTGCCCCGAGTGCCCCAGCGGTCTGCGTTCGTTCACACGCCCCACGGGCATGTTGCAGGAAGAATTGTTTCGCAACGTGATCGATCAATTGGCGCCTACCCTCAGTTACCTCACGTTCTATTTTCAGGGCGAGCCATTTTTGCATCCGCAGTTCCTCGACATGGTGAACTATGCGTCCCGCAAGGGGATCTATACGGCCACGTCGACCAATGCACATTATTTAAAAGACGATATGGCCAAGGCCACGGTGCAGTCTTCCCTTGACCGGCTCATCATCTCCATCGATGGCACCTCGCAGGACACCTATCAAAATTACCGCGTAGGCGGCTCGTTAGACAAAGTGCTGGAAGGCGCACAAAACATTTTGCGCTGGAAAAAGGAATTGAAATCCCGGACCCCCCATGTCATCTTTCAATTCCTGGTCGTAAAACCCAATGAACACCAGATCCCGGAAGTATACGCCCTGGCCGAAAAGCTTGGCGTCGACCAAGTGGTGTTGAAAACGGCGCAGATCTATAACTACAAACAAGGCTCGCCGCTCATTCCCGAGCAAGACCAATACTCACGCTATCGCAAGATGAGCGACGGTTCCTATGCGCTCAAGAATAAGATGCTCAATGAGTGCTGGAAAATGTGGCACAGCTGTGTCATTACCTGGGACGGCAAGGTAGTGCCCTGCTGCTTCGATAAGGATGCCCACTTTGTGCTGGGCGACCTGAAGAAAGACTCGTTCCGCGACATCTGGAATAGCGAAAAATACAACGCCTTCCGGTCGTCGCTGCTGCATTCGAGAAGTGAGATTGAGATTTGTAAGAACTGTACGGAGGGAACAAAGATTTTTGCTTAA
- a CDS encoding ABC transporter permease produces MLKNYFKTAIRNLLRGKGSTLINISGLAMGITCSLVLFLLVRHLSSYDNFHAKRDRIYRVVSESDGNDGKQYTSGVPTVLPDAFRTDFPEVENVMFGEYRAGALITIPQQKGEPKKYEERSGVVIIEPGFFQMFDRPVLIGDAQKGLAEPNSAVISKRSALKYFGKEDAIGEVLKFENIEYKVAAVAEDYPGNTDFPFDVMLSYITVKKDREQSGWNSIWSDQQCYILLKEGETPSKIASRLPAFAEKYIGKDDPDNTQFALEPLSDLHFDTRYETFSYNTVERGMLMAFSVIGFILIITACINFVNLATAEAIKRSKEVGIRKSLGSTKSQLIRQFLGETGLITLISLLIAIALSQLALTFLNPFLDLHLSLNFGSDLQLWGFIILVSATVALMAGLYPAFVVSGFQPALALKNLISNKNSSGYNLRRGLVVAQFMISQFFIIGTIVVIDQMNYFQKKDLGFRKDAILVVPVPERVSVRAMDGVSKLRTLREEVAVMSGVQAVSLNSDPPSSGHVSGTNLKVEGGDENFATQVKQIDGNYASLFGLQFIAGKNLQDLDTATGFVVNEKLAHTVGFANAAEIEGKILKMRGKTLPVVGVVKDFHTVSLRSAIEPLVLMNQVSEYRYLALQVKAGAVQDVLAHLKPVWERAYPDYIFSYEFLDQQIEEFYEGERRISVLLSVFSSIAIFIGCLGLFGLVTFMANQKTKEIGVRKVMGASVESIVIMFSREFLKLIGLGFLIAAPMAWWVMNMFLDEFAYKITIGPGIFLIGLVTTLIIAMATVGYRSFKAAVVNPVKSLRSE; encoded by the coding sequence ATGCTGAAAAACTATTTTAAAACGGCCATCCGAAACCTGCTCCGGGGCAAGGGCAGCACCCTCATCAACATTTCGGGATTGGCCATGGGGATCACGTGCAGTTTGGTGCTTTTTCTCCTGGTGAGGCACTTGTCCAGCTATGATAACTTTCATGCCAAGCGCGATCGCATTTATCGTGTCGTGAGCGAGTCAGACGGCAACGATGGCAAGCAATATACGTCGGGCGTGCCCACGGTTTTGCCGGATGCATTCCGCACGGATTTTCCCGAAGTTGAGAACGTCATGTTCGGGGAGTATCGTGCGGGCGCGTTGATCACCATACCGCAACAGAAGGGTGAACCAAAGAAATACGAAGAACGAAGCGGCGTGGTGATCATCGAACCTGGGTTTTTCCAGATGTTCGACCGGCCCGTGTTGATCGGAGACGCCCAGAAAGGACTGGCCGAACCGAACAGCGCTGTGATCTCGAAGCGTTCGGCATTAAAATATTTCGGCAAAGAAGATGCCATCGGTGAAGTGTTGAAATTTGAAAACATCGAATATAAAGTCGCGGCGGTGGCCGAAGACTATCCCGGCAATACCGATTTTCCTTTTGATGTGATGCTCTCCTACATCACCGTAAAAAAAGACCGTGAACAATCGGGCTGGAACAGCATCTGGAGTGACCAGCAATGTTATATTTTATTGAAGGAAGGCGAAACACCGTCGAAAATAGCAAGCCGTCTGCCGGCGTTTGCTGAAAAATACATCGGCAAAGATGACCCGGATAACACACAGTTCGCCTTAGAACCGTTGAGCGATCTTCATTTCGACACGCGCTATGAGACGTTCAGCTACAACACCGTGGAGCGCGGCATGTTGATGGCCTTTAGCGTGATCGGATTCATCCTCATCATTACAGCTTGTATCAACTTTGTGAACCTCGCTACCGCTGAGGCCATCAAGCGTTCGAAAGAGGTAGGTATACGCAAATCGTTGGGCAGCACCAAGAGTCAATTGATCCGGCAGTTCTTGGGCGAGACCGGTTTGATCACGCTGATCTCATTGCTCATTGCCATTGCGTTGTCACAACTGGCGCTCACGTTCCTCAACCCTTTCCTCGATCTACATTTGTCGTTGAATTTTGGTTCCGATCTCCAGTTGTGGGGTTTCATCATTTTGGTTTCTGCCACCGTGGCGCTCATGGCGGGATTGTACCCGGCCTTTGTCGTATCGGGCTTTCAGCCGGCGTTGGCATTGAAGAATCTGATCAGCAATAAAAATTCGTCCGGCTATAACCTGCGCAGGGGATTGGTAGTGGCGCAGTTCATGATCTCTCAATTTTTTATCATCGGCACCATCGTCGTGATCGACCAGATGAATTATTTTCAGAAAAAAGATCTCGGCTTTCGGAAAGATGCCATCCTTGTGGTACCCGTCCCCGAGCGCGTTTCTGTTCGCGCAATGGATGGAGTGAGCAAGCTCCGTACGCTTCGCGAAGAAGTGGCCGTGATGAGCGGTGTGCAAGCCGTGAGCTTGAACAGCGATCCTCCTTCTTCCGGCCACGTGTCCGGTACCAATTTGAAAGTAGAAGGTGGCGATGAGAATTTCGCCACGCAAGTGAAACAGATCGACGGCAATTATGCATCGCTATTCGGTTTGCAATTCATCGCAGGAAAAAATTTGCAAGACCTCGACACGGCCACGGGATTTGTTGTGAATGAAAAGCTTGCCCACACCGTGGGCTTTGCTAATGCCGCTGAAATCGAAGGAAAGATTTTGAAGATGCGGGGTAAAACACTCCCTGTGGTGGGTGTGGTGAAAGATTTTCACACGGTATCGCTGCGCAGTGCCATCGAACCGTTGGTCCTGATGAACCAGGTTTCGGAATACAGATATTTAGCGTTGCAAGTGAAGGCCGGTGCCGTGCAGGATGTTTTAGCGCACCTGAAACCGGTGTGGGAGCGGGCATACCCCGACTATATTTTCAGCTATGAATTTCTGGATCAACAAATCGAGGAATTTTATGAAGGCGAGCGAAGAATATCGGTGCTGTTGAGTGTCTTCTCATCCATCGCTATTTTCATCGGCTGCCTCGGATTGTTCGGCCTGGTAACGTTCATGGCAAACCAAAAGACCAAAGAGATCGGCGTCCGCAAAGTGATGGGCGCTTCGGTGGAAAGTATCGTGATTATGTTTTCGCGCGAGTTCCTGAAGCTCATCGGTCTCGGCTTCCTGATCGCGGCGCCGATGGCCTGGTGGGTCATGAACATGTTTTTAGATGAATTCGCCTACAAGATCACGATCGGTCCCGGAATATTTTTGATTGGCCTCGTCACTACGCTGATCATCGCCATGGCCACGGTGGGGTACCGTTCGTTCAAAGCAGCCGTCGTGAACCCCGTAAAATCACTGCGGTCGGAGTAA